One Mesorhizobium sp. L-2-11 genomic region harbors:
- a CDS encoding glycoside hydrolase family 25 protein: MRRFAAFILLTLLGACSTVEDLAPSSPSAPTVAVRAPRFDDSDPHEWDSGAPWSYAVHGTDVSKYQTSVDWPAARASGISFVFIKATEGGDRFDPYFNEHWSRTKAAGIPRAAYHFYYFCTPAATQARWFIQNVPRDRSAMPPVLDMEWNPQSPTCKLRPNAATVRSEMSTFLEIVEKHYGKKPIIYTSIDFFDDNGLSAFRGYPYWLRSVAGHPRKRYGSHPFTFWQYTGTGIVPGISGKADINVFNGTEATWNKWLRQNTR; this comes from the coding sequence ATGCGCCGTTTCGCGGCTTTCATCTTGCTGACGCTGCTGGGCGCCTGCTCGACCGTCGAAGATCTTGCGCCGTCGTCGCCTAGCGCGCCGACCGTTGCGGTGCGTGCACCCCGTTTTGACGACTCCGACCCGCATGAGTGGGACAGCGGCGCGCCGTGGAGCTATGCCGTGCATGGCACCGACGTCTCCAAGTACCAGACCTCGGTCGATTGGCCGGCGGCCAGGGCCAGCGGCATTTCCTTCGTTTTCATCAAGGCGACGGAAGGCGGCGATCGCTTCGATCCGTATTTCAACGAGCATTGGAGCCGCACGAAAGCCGCCGGAATCCCGCGCGCCGCCTATCATTTCTACTATTTTTGCACGCCGGCCGCGACGCAGGCGCGCTGGTTCATCCAGAACGTGCCCAGAGACCGCTCGGCAATGCCGCCGGTTCTCGACATGGAATGGAACCCGCAATCGCCGACCTGCAAGCTGCGCCCCAATGCGGCCACGGTGCGCAGCGAGATGAGCACTTTCCTCGAAATCGTCGAAAAGCACTATGGCAAGAAGCCGATCATCTACACTTCGATCGATTTCTTCGACGACAACGGCCTGTCGGCCTTCCGCGGCTATCCCTACTGGCTGCGTTCGGTGGCTGGCCACCCGCGCAAGAGATACGGCAGCCACCCGTTCACCTTCTGGCAGTACACCGGAACCGGTATTGTGCCGGGCATCTCCGGGAAGGCCGATATCAACGTGTTCAACGGCACGGAAGCCACCTGGAACAAATGGCTGCGGCAGAACACCCGTTGA
- a CDS encoding serine hydrolase domain-containing protein, which translates to MQIALRLVKWLTGLAVLAVAALAAWLYIAPPELIRVGSGYTAKIVCSNVFIAGRDADQVLAVDVQAPGHPLLRLMRVSVDKEQGTVSAGLFGVFGNSVAVVRDGLGCASVPDGDIARAKAVAGPALTPAPPLDALWPEGDRVDASQNPEIAKILDDPAMTGAGMRAVVVVKNGRIVAERYGAGFTEKTPLLGWSMTKTVNAAIVGTVVKDGKMVMTNQGLFGPWKSDGRAAISLADMMAMSSGLEFNEEYGDVTDVTRMLYLEPDMAGFAGSKSLTGEVGKVFSYSSGTAVMLSRLWQDAIGDKNKALAWPRVALFDPLGMQSAVLEADEHGTFVGSSYLYATARDWARFGQFLLQDGVWNGQQILPAGFVAWMREPAPASKVYGRGQVWIEAPGDEESPGAGTAAGLPSDSYWMEGHDGQTVAVIPSQQLVVVRLGLTPAKLGYRPQIMLAALVKALH; encoded by the coding sequence ATGCAAATTGCTCTGAGGCTGGTGAAGTGGCTCACCGGGCTTGCCGTGTTGGCGGTCGCAGCACTCGCCGCCTGGCTTTACATCGCGCCGCCGGAACTGATCCGCGTCGGCTCGGGCTATACGGCCAAGATCGTCTGCTCGAATGTCTTCATCGCCGGACGCGATGCCGATCAGGTGCTCGCCGTCGACGTGCAGGCGCCGGGCCATCCATTGCTGCGGTTGATGCGGGTGTCCGTCGACAAGGAACAGGGCACGGTTTCGGCCGGGCTGTTCGGCGTGTTCGGCAACAGCGTCGCGGTCGTCCGGGACGGGCTTGGCTGTGCTTCGGTTCCGGATGGCGACATCGCCAGGGCCAAAGCAGTCGCCGGGCCGGCGCTGACACCGGCGCCGCCGCTCGACGCGCTCTGGCCGGAGGGCGACAGAGTCGATGCCTCGCAAAACCCCGAGATCGCGAAAATCCTCGATGATCCTGCAATGACCGGCGCCGGGATGCGGGCGGTGGTGGTGGTCAAGAACGGCCGCATCGTCGCCGAGCGTTATGGCGCAGGCTTTACCGAAAAGACGCCGCTGCTTGGCTGGTCGATGACCAAGACGGTCAACGCAGCGATCGTCGGCACGGTGGTGAAGGACGGCAAGATGGTGATGACGAACCAGGGCCTGTTCGGACCGTGGAAATCGGACGGCCGCGCCGCGATCAGTCTCGCCGACATGATGGCGATGTCGAGCGGGCTGGAGTTCAACGAGGAATATGGCGACGTCACCGACGTGACGCGGATGCTCTATCTCGAGCCTGATATGGCGGGCTTTGCCGGATCCAAATCGCTGACCGGCGAGGTGGGCAAGGTATTTTCCTATTCGAGCGGCACGGCAGTGATGCTGTCGCGGCTCTGGCAGGATGCGATCGGCGATAAGAACAAGGCGCTGGCGTGGCCGAGGGTTGCGCTGTTCGACCCGCTCGGCATGCAGAGCGCTGTGCTGGAGGCCGACGAGCATGGCACCTTCGTCGGCTCGTCCTATCTCTACGCCACCGCCCGCGACTGGGCGCGCTTCGGCCAGTTCCTGCTGCAGGATGGTGTCTGGAACGGCCAGCAGATCCTGCCTGCGGGCTTCGTCGCCTGGATGCGGGAACCCGCACCCGCCTCGAAAGTCTATGGCAGGGGCCAGGTGTGGATCGAGGCTCCGGGCGACGAGGAGAGCCCCGGCGCCGGCACCGCTGCGGGCCTGCCAAGCGATAGCTATTGGATGGAAGGCCATGACGGGCAGACGGTCGCCGTCATCCCCTCGCAGCAGCTGGTGGTGGTGCGGCTCGGCCTGACGCCGGCCAAGCTCGGCTACCGGCCGCAGATCATGCTGGCAGCACTGGTGAAGGCGCTGCATTAG
- a CDS encoding class I SAM-dependent methyltransferase → MSATELPARHGELMDGVYRWQRHIYDLTRKYYLLGRDRLISGLEVPARGSVLELGCGTGRNIVLAARLYPDARFFGLDISAEMLETATAAIAREGLSGRVKLARGDATDFDAKALFSVESFDRIFVSYSLSMIPGWEKTISAALAALSPGGSLHVVDFGQQEALPRWFRTLLRGWLRKFHVEPREALRDVLQSESARAVATLRFRTLYRGYTWLAVIKTAI, encoded by the coding sequence ATGAGCGCGACCGAACTGCCGGCCAGGCACGGCGAACTGATGGACGGCGTCTACCGCTGGCAGCGCCACATCTACGACCTGACCCGCAAATATTACCTGCTCGGCCGCGACCGGTTGATATCAGGGCTGGAAGTGCCGGCGCGCGGCTCCGTGCTCGAGCTTGGCTGCGGCACCGGCCGCAACATCGTCCTCGCCGCTCGCCTTTATCCCGACGCCCGCTTCTTCGGTCTCGATATTTCAGCCGAAATGCTGGAAACGGCCACTGCTGCCATTGCCCGCGAAGGTCTTTCCGGCCGGGTCAAGCTGGCGCGCGGCGACGCCACTGATTTCGATGCGAAGGCGCTATTTTCCGTCGAAAGTTTCGACCGCATTTTTGTCTCGTATTCGCTGTCGATGATCCCCGGCTGGGAGAAGACCATATCCGCGGCACTTGCAGCCCTGTCACCCGGCGGTTCGCTGCACGTCGTCGATTTCGGCCAGCAGGAGGCCCTGCCCCGCTGGTTCCGCACGTTGCTGCGCGGCTGGCTGAGAAAATTCCACGTCGAGCCGCGTGAGGCCCTGCGGGACGTCCTGCAATCGGAATCTGCAAGAGCCGTCGCAACCCTTCGGTTTAGAACGCTTTATCGCGGTTACACCTGGCTGGCTGTGATCAAGACAGCCATCTAA
- a CDS encoding DUF3419 family protein, giving the protein MTDVSGELVFRRGKQVGKAVYQNRPLSKAGLSERLFALLFSGLVYPQIWEDPDVDMEAMQLGQGHRVVTIASGGCNILAYLTRSPERIDAVDLNAAHIALNRMKLEAVRHLPSQGDLFRFFGAAETRHNSQAYDRFIAPHLDPVSRHYWEHRNWRRRRRIAVFDRNFYQTGLLGLFIAMGHRTAKFFGVDPAGIMQAKNLADQRRFFDEELAPVFEKPLLKWATSRKASLFGLGIPPAQYDSLITSGDGTMASVLKARLEKLACDFPLENNYFAWQAFARRYPNPGEAALPAYLEKRNYQAIRNNVDRVAIHHANLIEFLAGKDAGSVDRFVLLDAQDWMTDDQLNALWAEITRTASTDARVIFRTAAEPSLLPGRVSKSLLDQWSYADQLSRALSARDRSAIYGGFHLYVKQAA; this is encoded by the coding sequence ATGACGGATGTTTCCGGAGAACTGGTTTTTCGTCGCGGCAAGCAAGTTGGCAAGGCCGTCTACCAGAACCGCCCGCTGTCCAAAGCCGGCCTCTCCGAACGGCTCTTCGCCTTGCTGTTTTCCGGCCTCGTCTATCCGCAGATCTGGGAAGACCCCGACGTCGACATGGAGGCGATGCAGCTTGGCCAGGGCCACCGCGTCGTCACCATCGCCTCGGGCGGCTGTAACATCCTTGCCTATCTCACCCGGTCACCCGAACGGATCGACGCCGTCGATCTCAACGCCGCCCATATCGCGCTGAACCGCATGAAGCTCGAAGCGGTGCGCCATCTGCCGTCGCAGGGCGACCTGTTCCGTTTCTTCGGCGCTGCCGAGACCCGTCACAATTCGCAAGCCTACGACCGCTTCATCGCGCCGCATCTCGACCCGGTCAGCCGCCATTACTGGGAACATCGCAACTGGCGTCGGCGTCGCCGCATCGCCGTCTTCGACCGCAATTTCTACCAGACCGGCCTGCTCGGCCTGTTCATCGCCATGGGCCACCGTACCGCCAAGTTCTTCGGTGTCGATCCGGCCGGCATCATGCAAGCCAAAAACCTCGCCGACCAGCGCCGCTTCTTCGACGAGGAACTGGCGCCGGTCTTTGAAAAGCCGCTGCTGAAATGGGCGACCTCGCGAAAAGCATCGTTGTTTGGCCTCGGCATCCCGCCGGCGCAGTACGATTCGCTGATCACCTCGGGCGACGGCACCATGGCCAGCGTGCTGAAGGCCCGGCTGGAAAAGCTCGCCTGCGACTTTCCGCTAGAGAACAACTATTTCGCCTGGCAGGCTTTTGCCCGCCGCTACCCTAATCCCGGCGAGGCGGCGCTGCCTGCCTATCTCGAAAAACGCAACTACCAGGCGATCCGCAACAATGTCGACCGCGTCGCCATCCATCATGCCAATCTCATCGAATTCCTTGCCGGCAAGGATGCCGGTTCGGTCGACCGCTTCGTCCTGCTCGACGCGCAGGACTGGATGACCGACGACCAGCTCAATGCGCTGTGGGCCGAGATCACCCGCACCGCGTCGACCGATGCTCGCGTCATCTTCCGCACCGCCGCCGAACCCAGCCTGTTGCCCGGCCGGGTCTCGAAGTCGCTGCTCGACCAGTGGAGCTATGCTGATCAGCTCTCCCGCGCGCTCTCGGCCCGCGACCGTTCGGCCATCTATGGCGGCTTCCACCTTTATGTGAAGCAAGCCGCATGA
- a CDS encoding hydantoinase B/oxoprolinase family protein: MTAKWDFWIDRGGTFTDVIGRDPQGGLHPRKLLSENPEAYADAAIQGIRDLLGLKSGAPIPSGLIGDVKMGTTVATNALLERKGDRVLLLITRGFRDALRIAYQARPDIFAKQIILPEQLNERIVEVDERVRADGSVERLLDIAAMRPAIEQARADGIDAVAIVFMHAWKYPDHEKAVAKVCRKLGFSQISVSHEVSPLIKLVGRGDTTVVDAYLSPILSRYVHRVAQELGVLSPLEGEMSAKPTEGVISEGTASASNPVEPTPPGGFAATLPSRRRESPRLMFMMSSGGLTAADMFQGKDALLSGPAGGVVGMVETAKLAGFDKVIGFDMGGTSTDVAHYDGDYERAFDTEVAGVRIRAPMMRIHTVAAGGGSILHYEAGRFRAGPDSAGANPGPAAYRRRGPLAVTDANVMLGKLQPDFFPAIFGPGQDEPLDVQTVRERFAALAAEIGDGRTPEAVAEGFVTIAVENMANAIKKISVQRGYDVTEYLLNCFGGAGGQHACLVADALGMEAVLIHPFSGLLSAYGLGLSSIFSSRQKALLKPLAEVSRPAIDELIATLRKAVIDELAAQGIAEDAVASKPVLQVRYDGTDTALPVNFERGSIARAKADFEAAHKAQFGFVYDGKPMIVESVGVEGIDTGGAGREECDSIPEDITASPSQSRKVFIDGTWRDAGIFHREALEPGHKLAGPALVIEPNQTIVVEPGWQAEITAKNHVLLRRIEKKRRQAALGTEADPVMLEVFNNLFMSIAEQMGVTLQNTAYSVNIKERLDFSCAVFDRNGALVANAPHMPVHLGSMDRSVETIIRLNSGDIHPGDVFALNAPYNGGTHLPDITVVTPVFEEERPISPPVGEMSAKPTEGGAVPPTPPIGEAAYREAERSTLPPSALPGISPTRGEIGQSPKILFYVASRGHHADIGGTAPGSMTPLATTVDEEGVLFDNFRIVDRGRFREKELETLLTDHPYPARNPHQNIADLKAQIAANEKGVAELREMVAHFGLDVVEAYMGHVQDNAAESVRRVLERLPDSSAYEYPTDTGQIIKVKISVDRQKREATVDFTGTSPVMKNNFNAPEPVARAAVLYAFRVMVEDMIPMNAGCLRPINIIIPEGCMLKPTYPAAVVAGNVETSQHVTNALFGAMGAMANAQGTMNNLTFGNKKYQYYETICSGSPAGRMNNGRGFAGTSGVHTHMTNSRLTDPEVLELRFPVLLEDFHIREGSGGKGKWNAGDGTERTIRFLEKMECAILSSHRNRPPQGLDGGGDGEVGSTKIRRKDGRIEVLKACDQTLLEAGEAVIVTTPTPGGFGKS, translated from the coding sequence GTGACCGCCAAATGGGATTTCTGGATCGACCGCGGCGGCACCTTCACCGATGTCATCGGCCGGGACCCGCAAGGCGGGCTGCACCCGCGCAAGCTGCTATCGGAAAATCCCGAAGCCTATGCCGACGCCGCCATCCAGGGGATTCGCGATCTGCTCGGACTAAAATCTGGCGCGCCGATCCCATCCGGCCTGATCGGCGACGTCAAGATGGGCACCACCGTTGCCACCAACGCGCTTCTGGAGCGCAAGGGCGACCGTGTGCTGCTGCTCATCACCAGGGGATTTCGCGACGCGCTGAGGATCGCCTATCAGGCGCGGCCCGATATTTTCGCCAAGCAGATCATCCTTCCCGAACAGCTCAACGAGCGTATCGTCGAGGTCGACGAGCGCGTGCGCGCCGACGGCAGCGTCGAAAGGCTGCTCGACATCGCGGCGATGCGCCCGGCCATCGAACAGGCCAGGGCCGACGGCATCGACGCGGTGGCGATCGTGTTCATGCATGCGTGGAAGTATCCCGACCACGAAAAGGCGGTTGCAAAAGTCTGCAGGAAACTGGGGTTTTCGCAGATCTCGGTCAGTCATGAGGTCTCGCCGCTCATCAAGTTGGTCGGCCGCGGCGACACCACCGTGGTCGACGCTTATTTGTCGCCGATTCTGTCGCGCTATGTGCACAGGGTGGCGCAAGAGCTGGGCGTCCTCTCCCCCCTCGAGGGGGAGATGTCGGCGAAGCCGACAGAGGGGGTCATCTCAGAAGGCACCGCCAGTGCGTCGAACCCAGTCGAGCCGACCCCACCCGGCGGCTTCGCCGCCACCCTCCCCTCAAGGCGGAGGGAATCCCCCCGCCTCATGTTCATGATGTCGTCCGGCGGCCTTACCGCCGCCGATATGTTCCAGGGCAAGGACGCGTTGCTGTCCGGTCCGGCCGGCGGCGTCGTCGGCATGGTCGAGACAGCAAAGCTCGCCGGTTTCGACAAGGTCATCGGCTTCGACATGGGAGGCACCTCGACCGACGTCGCCCATTATGACGGCGACTATGAGCGCGCCTTCGACACCGAGGTTGCCGGCGTGCGCATCCGCGCGCCGATGATGCGCATTCACACCGTCGCCGCCGGCGGCGGCTCGATCCTGCATTACGAGGCCGGCCGTTTTCGCGCCGGGCCGGATTCGGCCGGCGCTAATCCCGGCCCGGCCGCCTACCGGCGCCGCGGCCCGCTGGCCGTCACCGACGCCAATGTCATGCTGGGCAAGCTGCAGCCCGACTTCTTCCCGGCCATTTTTGGACCCGGCCAGGACGAGCCGCTCGACGTGCAAACCGTGCGCGAGAGATTCGCAGCGCTCGCCGCCGAAATCGGCGACGGCCGCACGCCGGAGGCTGTGGCCGAAGGGTTCGTCACCATCGCCGTCGAAAACATGGCCAACGCCATCAAGAAGATTTCCGTGCAGCGCGGCTACGACGTCACCGAGTATCTCCTGAATTGTTTTGGCGGCGCTGGCGGCCAGCACGCCTGCCTCGTTGCCGACGCACTTGGCATGGAGGCAGTGCTGATCCATCCCTTCTCCGGCCTGCTGTCGGCCTACGGCCTTGGATTGTCCTCGATTTTTTCGTCGCGCCAGAAGGCGCTGCTGAAACCGCTGGCGGAAGTGTCCAGGCCGGCAATCGACGAGCTCATCGCGACGTTGCGCAAAGCCGTCATCGACGAGCTTGCCGCGCAAGGCATTGCCGAGGACGCCGTCGCCTCCAAACCGGTGCTGCAGGTCCGCTACGACGGCACCGACACCGCGCTGCCGGTGAATTTCGAGCGCGGCTCGATCGCACGCGCCAAGGCGGATTTCGAAGCCGCCCACAAGGCGCAGTTCGGCTTCGTCTATGACGGCAAGCCGATGATCGTGGAATCGGTCGGCGTCGAAGGCATCGACACCGGCGGCGCCGGCCGCGAGGAATGTGATTCAATCCCTGAGGACATCACCGCAAGCCCTTCGCAGAGTCGAAAAGTCTTCATCGACGGCACCTGGCGAGACGCCGGCATTTTCCACCGCGAGGCGCTCGAACCGGGGCACAAGCTTGCCGGCCCTGCCCTGGTCATCGAACCGAACCAGACCATCGTCGTCGAGCCGGGCTGGCAGGCCGAAATCACCGCCAAGAACCACGTGCTCCTGCGGCGCATCGAGAAAAAGCGCCGCCAGGCGGCGCTCGGCACCGAGGCCGATCCGGTCATGCTGGAGGTGTTCAACAACCTGTTCATGTCGATCGCCGAACAGATGGGCGTGACGCTGCAAAACACCGCCTATTCGGTCAACATCAAGGAACGGCTGGATTTCTCCTGTGCCGTCTTCGACCGCAATGGCGCGCTGGTCGCCAACGCGCCGCATATGCCGGTGCATCTCGGCTCCATGGACCGTTCCGTGGAAACCATCATCCGGCTCAATTCCGGCGACATTCACCCCGGCGACGTCTTCGCACTGAATGCGCCTTATAATGGTGGCACGCATCTGCCTGACATCACCGTGGTGACGCCGGTTTTTGAGGAAGAGCGCCCAATCTCCCCCCCTGTGGGGGAGATGTCGGCGAAGCCGACAGAGGGGGGCGCTGTCCCGCCAACGCCTCCAATTGGCGAGGCGGCATATCGCGAAGCTGAGCGCTCGACGTTGCCCCCCTCTGCCCTGCCGGGCATCTCCCCCACAAGGGGGGAGATCGGCCAATCGCCAAAGATCCTCTTCTACGTCGCTTCGCGTGGCCATCATGCCGATATCGGCGGCACTGCGCCCGGCTCGATGACGCCGCTCGCCACCACCGTCGATGAGGAAGGCGTGCTGTTCGACAATTTCCGCATCGTCGATCGCGGCCGGTTCCGCGAGAAGGAGCTGGAGACGCTGCTCACCGACCACCCCTACCCGGCACGCAATCCGCACCAGAACATCGCCGACCTCAAGGCGCAGATTGCCGCCAATGAAAAGGGCGTTGCCGAGCTGCGCGAGATGGTCGCGCATTTCGGCCTTGACGTGGTCGAGGCCTATATGGGCCATGTCCAGGACAATGCCGCCGAAAGCGTGCGCCGCGTGCTGGAGCGGTTGCCCGACAGCTCCGCATACGAGTATCCGACCGACACCGGCCAAATCATCAAGGTGAAGATATCGGTCGACCGGCAAAAGCGTGAGGCGACCGTCGACTTCACCGGCACATCGCCGGTCATGAAGAACAATTTTAACGCCCCCGAGCCGGTCGCCCGCGCAGCCGTGCTCTATGCCTTCCGCGTCATGGTCGAGGACATGATCCCGATGAATGCCGGCTGTCTGAGACCAATCAACATTATCATTCCCGAGGGTTGCATGCTGAAGCCGACCTACCCGGCCGCGGTCGTCGCCGGCAATGTCGAAACCTCGCAGCATGTCACCAATGCGCTGTTCGGCGCCATGGGCGCCATGGCCAATGCGCAAGGCACGATGAACAACCTCACCTTCGGCAACAAAAAGTACCAGTATTACGAGACGATCTGCTCCGGCTCGCCGGCAGGCCGGATGAACAACGGTCGCGGCTTTGCAGGCACCTCCGGCGTCCACACCCACATGACCAATTCGCGCCTGACCGACCCGGAAGTGCTGGAACTGCGTTTCCCCGTCCTGCTCGAGGATTTCCACATCCGCGAAGGCTCCGGCGGCAAGGGCAAATGGAATGCCGGCGACGGCACCGAGCGCACCATCCGTTTCCTCGAAAAGATGGAATGCGCGATCCTGTCCTCACATCGCAACCGCCCGCCACAAGGCCTGGACGGCGGCGGCGATGGCGAGGTCGGCTCGACCAAGATCCGTCGCAAGGATGGCCGCATCGAAGTCCTGAAGGCTTGCGACCAGACGCTGCTCGAGGCCGGCGAAGCCGTCATCGTCACGACGCCGACGCCGGGCGGATTCGGCAAGTCCTGA
- a CDS encoding J domain-containing protein, whose protein sequence is MSIWDRLGDFITRVSSSTSSGVADVVEAVRTVFSGDPDLRRRVAFSVAMIALSAKMAKADGIVTQDEVRAFQQIFEVPKEQTRNVARLYDLAKRDIAGFETYAARMAQLCGSGHPNCKMLEDILDGLFHIAKADGLVHEREGQFLHRIAEIFRIEEAHYQSILARHVDLGAADPYVVLGIERGKTFEEVRKRYRKLVSDNHPDRLIARGLPQEFIKIATSRIAAINAAYEMIERGLRHA, encoded by the coding sequence ATGTCGATTTGGGATCGCCTCGGCGACTTCATCACCCGCGTTTCGTCCTCAACCTCGTCCGGCGTCGCCGACGTGGTCGAGGCTGTGCGCACGGTTTTCTCCGGCGACCCCGACCTGCGCCGGCGCGTCGCCTTCTCGGTGGCGATGATCGCGCTGTCGGCCAAGATGGCCAAGGCCGACGGCATCGTCACTCAGGACGAGGTGCGCGCCTTCCAGCAGATATTCGAAGTGCCGAAGGAGCAGACGCGCAATGTGGCGCGGCTCTACGATTTGGCCAAGCGCGACATTGCCGGCTTTGAGACCTATGCCGCGCGCATGGCGCAGCTTTGCGGCTCAGGTCATCCGAACTGCAAGATGCTGGAGGATATTCTCGACGGGCTGTTCCATATCGCCAAGGCCGACGGGCTGGTCCACGAGCGCGAAGGCCAGTTCCTGCATCGCATCGCCGAGATCTTCCGGATCGAGGAGGCGCACTACCAGAGCATTCTGGCCCGGCACGTCGATCTGGGTGCGGCCGATCCCTATGTCGTGCTTGGCATCGAGCGGGGAAAAACCTTCGAGGAGGTCAGGAAGCGTTACCGCAAGCTGGTTTCGGACAACCATCCCGACCGGCTGATCGCACGCGGCCTGCCGCAGGAATTCATCAAGATCGCAACCAGCAGGATCGCGGCGATCAACGCGGCCTATGAGATGATCGAACGGGGCCTGCGGCACGCATGA
- a CDS encoding N-acetylmuramoyl-L-alanine amidase: MSGFLPDEPSAEVRVSPNFGPRRETVDMIVLHYTGMETGAGAEAWLCDPASEVSSHYLVHEDGRIVQMVRESDRAWHAGKSSWFGRSDINSCSVGIEIVNPGHSLGYRNFPKRQIDAVIGLCKGIVQRHSIPAQRVLAHSDVAPGRKIDPGERFPWRALFEAGVGHFVEAAPLRRGAALKAGDASAEVEALQSMLALYGYGVEISGAFDRQTEIVVEAFQRHFRQRKVDGVADGSTIRTLERLLGSVRAIPSK, from the coding sequence ATGAGCGGCTTCCTGCCCGACGAGCCGAGCGCCGAGGTAAGGGTATCGCCGAATTTCGGTCCACGACGCGAGACGGTCGACATGATCGTGCTGCACTACACCGGCATGGAGACCGGCGCCGGCGCCGAAGCCTGGCTGTGCGATCCAGCCAGCGAGGTTTCGTCGCACTACCTCGTCCATGAGGACGGCCGCATCGTCCAGATGGTCAGGGAAAGCGACCGTGCCTGGCATGCCGGCAAGAGTTCCTGGTTCGGACGCAGCGACATCAACTCCTGTTCGGTCGGCATCGAGATCGTCAATCCGGGACATTCGCTGGGCTATCGGAATTTTCCGAAACGACAGATCGATGCCGTGATCGGCCTGTGCAAGGGGATTGTTCAGCGCCATTCCATCCCAGCTCAACGGGTGCTCGCCCATTCCGACGTGGCGCCGGGACGCAAGATCGATCCGGGCGAGAGATTCCCCTGGAGGGCCCTGTTCGAGGCCGGCGTCGGCCATTTCGTCGAAGCAGCACCCCTCAGGCGCGGCGCGGCGCTGAAGGCCGGCGACGCGTCTGCCGAGGTCGAGGCGTTGCAGTCGATGCTGGCGCTCTACGGTTATGGCGTGGAGATATCGGGCGCATTCGATCGGCAAACCGAAATCGTGGTCGAGGCTTTCCAGAGGCATTTCCGGCAACGCAAAGTGGATGGCGTGGCCGACGGATCGACAATTCGCACGCTGGAACGGCTGCTTGGCTCCGTGAGGGCCATTCCGTCCAAGTAG
- a CDS encoding lytic transglycosylase domain-containing protein: protein MQKLTFLTAAIAAGVMTVAIGAANGAPLSQRADQGFITASDKTATPKAGQDAGEKRTAPAKAKKAAAVKAKKPAPAKAEKVNVKRPISAKKPVLAKKAVSAKKPVVAKKAVSRRHVKRNRTRIDQATTASIGRKSRAAAPKPAAAGGSDQYSTIIERHAASNGVPVSLAKAVIMIESRFQPNQVGRAGEIGLMQIKPSTARMMGYSGSIKGLHDPETNIKYGMKYLAMAQNLGGGTTCGTILKYNAGHGAKRMNPISAAYCGKVKVQLAALGAPA, encoded by the coding sequence ATGCAGAAATTGACCTTTTTAACGGCAGCTATTGCTGCCGGCGTAATGACTGTTGCCATCGGTGCGGCCAATGGCGCGCCTTTGAGCCAGCGAGCTGACCAGGGTTTTATTACCGCGTCCGACAAGACTGCCACGCCGAAAGCCGGCCAAGATGCCGGGGAAAAAAGGACGGCCCCCGCAAAGGCGAAAAAGGCTGCTGCGGTGAAGGCGAAAAAGCCAGCACCCGCAAAGGCGGAGAAGGTAAATGTGAAAAGGCCAATCTCGGCAAAGAAGCCAGTCCTTGCAAAGAAAGCAGTCTCTGCAAAGAAGCCAGTCGTTGCAAAGAAGGCAGTCTCCAGGCGACATGTGAAGCGCAACAGGACCCGCATCGACCAGGCGACGACGGCGTCGATAGGCAGGAAAAGCCGGGCGGCGGCGCCGAAGCCGGCGGCCGCTGGCGGTAGCGACCAGTATTCGACGATCATTGAGCGTCATGCGGCCAGCAATGGTGTGCCGGTCTCGCTCGCCAAGGCCGTCATCATGATCGAGAGCAGGTTTCAGCCGAACCAGGTCGGCCGCGCCGGCGAGATCGGCCTGATGCAGATCAAGCCGTCGACGGCGCGGATGATGGGTTACAGCGGCTCGATCAAGGGTCTCCACGATCCTGAGACCAACATCAAATACGGCATGAAATATCTCGCCATGGCGCAGAACCTCGGCGGCGGCACGACTTGCGGCACGATCCTGAAGTACAATGCCGGCCATGGCGCCAAGCGGATGAACCCGATCTCCGCGGCCTATTGCGGCAAGGTCAAAGTGCAGTTGGCCGCGCTTGGAGCGCCGGCGTAA
- a CDS encoding type II toxin-antitoxin system ParD family antitoxin has product MGQVDKRSITLSPELAAAVDDVVAAGEYASASEVIRDALRQWKERRDLHGYTVEELRKLVQEGIDSGPGRFASIDEIKAEARSRLKSDNAA; this is encoded by the coding sequence ATGGGTCAGGTCGACAAACGCAGCATCACGCTTTCGCCGGAATTGGCGGCGGCGGTCGACGATGTGGTCGCAGCCGGCGAATATGCTTCGGCCAGTGAGGTGATCCGCGACGCGCTCAGGCAATGGAAGGAGCGGCGCGACCTGCACGGCTACACGGTCGAGGAACTGCGCAAGCTGGTGCAGGAGGGGATCGACAGCGGACCGGGACGATTTGCGTCGATCGATGAAATCAAGGCCGAAGCGCGTAGCCGATTGAAATCCGATAACGCGGCATGA